In Archangium violaceum, the following are encoded in one genomic region:
- a CDS encoding zf-TFIIB domain-containing protein, with product MNCPGCSVEMAELEGEHETLRKCGECGGLWIDVADLNRILLHNNLPGLESQGGKVDAEALTGQCPECQVDLVRVDGGDRQHPLHYDTCESCGGIFLESEFADATDAKVAEQEIIDFFRHFGAKRKSAAV from the coding sequence ATGAATTGCCCCGGTTGCAGCGTCGAGATGGCCGAGCTCGAAGGGGAGCATGAGACGCTGCGCAAGTGTGGAGAGTGCGGCGGACTTTGGATCGACGTCGCGGATCTCAACCGGATCCTCCTCCACAACAATCTTCCCGGGCTCGAGAGCCAGGGCGGCAAGGTCGACGCCGAGGCTCTCACGGGTCAGTGCCCCGAGTGCCAGGTGGACCTCGTCCGTGTAGACGGCGGGGACAGACAGCACCCGCTGCACTACGACACCTGCGAGTCCTGTGGCGGCATCTTCCTCGAGTCGGAGTTCGCCGACGCCACCGATGCCAAGGTGGCCGAGCAGGAGATCATCGACTTCTTCCGCCACTTCGGCGCCAAGAGGAAGTCAGCCGCCGTCTGA
- the murA gene encoding UDP-N-acetylglucosamine 1-carboxyvinyltransferase, translating to MDKIIVKGGHPLQGEVNVSGAKNAALPILASALLADGKSVYRNVPDLADVVTMLKVLDTMGCQSARLTGRKKDVCEVSVEGPITPEAPYDLVKTMRASVLVLGPLVARFGRARVSMPGGCAIGARPIDQHLKGLKALGAEITLTEGYVEAKAKQLKGATINFDLITVTGTENVMMAAVLAKGRTVLENCAREPEVEELARVLNKMGARIEGAGTSVITIDGVDSLKPVDHAILPDRIEAGTLMVAAAITGGNVLVKHAVPEHLESVILKLRETGCTITAEEHGLRVKAPKVVTSVDVKTTEHPGFPTDMQAQLMGLMTVASGTSVISESIFENRFMHVPELHRMGADITIQGHTAVVKGVKKLSGAPVMATDLRASASLVLAGLRAEGKTEIARIYHLDRGYERLENKLRKLGADIRRVKA from the coding sequence ATGGACAAGATCATCGTGAAGGGTGGCCACCCGCTTCAGGGCGAGGTGAACGTGTCGGGAGCGAAGAACGCGGCGCTCCCCATCCTCGCCTCGGCGCTGCTGGCCGACGGCAAGAGCGTCTACCGCAACGTGCCGGACCTGGCCGACGTCGTCACCATGCTCAAGGTGCTCGACACCATGGGCTGCCAGTCGGCGAGGCTCACCGGCCGCAAGAAGGACGTGTGCGAGGTGTCCGTCGAGGGGCCCATCACCCCCGAGGCCCCCTACGACCTGGTCAAGACGATGCGCGCCTCGGTGCTGGTGCTCGGCCCCCTGGTGGCCCGCTTCGGCCGGGCCCGCGTGTCCATGCCCGGCGGCTGCGCCATCGGGGCCCGCCCCATCGACCAGCACCTCAAGGGCCTCAAGGCCCTGGGCGCCGAAATCACCCTCACCGAGGGCTACGTCGAGGCCAAGGCGAAGCAGCTCAAGGGCGCCACCATCAACTTCGACCTCATCACCGTGACGGGGACGGAGAACGTGATGATGGCGGCCGTGCTGGCCAAGGGCCGCACCGTGCTGGAGAACTGCGCGCGCGAGCCCGAGGTGGAGGAGCTCGCCCGGGTGCTCAACAAGATGGGTGCCCGCATCGAGGGCGCGGGCACCTCCGTCATCACCATCGACGGGGTGGACTCGCTCAAGCCGGTGGACCACGCCATCCTCCCGGACCGCATCGAGGCGGGTACGCTGATGGTGGCAGCGGCCATCACCGGCGGTAACGTGCTCGTCAAGCACGCCGTGCCCGAGCACCTGGAGTCCGTCATCCTCAAGCTGCGCGAGACGGGCTGCACCATCACCGCCGAGGAGCACGGCCTGCGGGTGAAGGCCCCCAAGGTCGTCACTTCGGTGGACGTGAAGACGACCGAGCACCCCGGCTTCCCCACCGACATGCAGGCCCAGCTCATGGGACTCATGACGGTGGCCAGCGGCACCTCGGTCATCTCCGAGAGCATCTTCGAGAACCGCTTCATGCACGTGCCGGAGCTGCACCGGATGGGGGCGGACATCACCATCCAGGGCCACACGGCCGTGGTGAAGGGGGTCAAGAAGCTGTCCGGGGCGCCGGTGATGGCCACGGACCTGCGCGCCAGCGCCTCCCTCGTCCTGGCCGGCCTGCGCGCCGAGGGCAAGACGGAGATCGCCCGCATCTACCACCTGGACCGGGGGTACGAGCGCCTGGAGAACAAGCTACGCAAGCTGGGGGCCGATATCCGCCGTGTGAAGGCCTGA
- the prmC gene encoding peptide chain release factor N(5)-glutamine methyltransferase, with product MSDTWTIRKVLTWTTQHFEKRGVDAPRLTAEVLLAHVLKTTRVRLYVDLDRPMEKTELTTFRALIERRMAGEPTQYLTGVREFYNRPFKVDPRVLIPRPETELLVEAALHRLPKDAPGTALDVCTGSGCLAISLAAERPQATVLATDLSPDACTLARENAQALGVAERVTVLQGDLYAPLPPDARFDVVVSNPPYIATGEIAGLSPEVRREPRMALDGGPDGLVLIRKVVQGARRVLKPGGLLAMEIGETQGDAVKALLQAAGYDDARVEKDLERRDRLAFGTQPVAI from the coding sequence ATGAGCGATACCTGGACCATCCGCAAGGTCCTCACCTGGACGACCCAGCACTTCGAGAAGCGTGGCGTGGACGCCCCCCGGCTCACCGCCGAGGTGCTGCTCGCCCACGTGCTGAAGACGACCCGGGTGCGCCTGTACGTGGACCTCGACCGGCCGATGGAGAAGACCGAGCTCACCACCTTCCGCGCCCTCATCGAGCGGCGCATGGCCGGTGAGCCCACCCAGTACCTCACCGGCGTGCGGGAGTTCTACAACCGCCCCTTCAAGGTGGACCCGCGGGTGCTCATCCCCCGGCCGGAGACGGAGCTGCTCGTGGAGGCCGCCCTGCACCGGCTGCCCAAGGACGCGCCCGGCACCGCGCTGGATGTGTGCACCGGCTCGGGCTGCCTCGCCATCAGCCTCGCGGCCGAGCGGCCACAGGCCACCGTGCTGGCCACGGACCTGTCCCCGGACGCCTGTACGCTGGCCCGGGAGAACGCCCAGGCGCTCGGTGTGGCGGAGCGGGTGACGGTGCTACAGGGCGACCTCTACGCTCCCCTGCCCCCGGACGCCCGCTTCGATGTGGTGGTCTCCAATCCCCCCTACATCGCCACCGGGGAGATCGCCGGCCTGTCCCCCGAGGTGCGCCGCGAGCCCCGCATGGCGCTGGACGGCGGACCGGACGGGCTGGTGCTCATCCGCAAGGTCGTCCAGGGCGCCCGCCGCGTCCTCAAACCTGGCGGGCTGCTTGCAATGGAGATTGGCGAGACGCAGGGCGACGCCGTGAAGGCCCTCCTCCAAGCCGCGGGTTACGACGACGCGCGGGTGGAGAAGGACCTGGAGCGGCGGGATCGCCTCGCTTTTGGGACACAGCCCGTGGCCATCTAG
- the prfA gene encoding peptide chain release factor 1, which translates to MIDKLEEVERKFERLTADLSNPDIISDTAKLQRVSKERAGLEKLVDTFRTYRKVLADLKEVEAWLGSSDPDEKAYAREALPGLKEQREEMEGQLKILLLPKDPNDEKNVILEIRAGAGGDEAGLFAEEVMQMYLRYADRKGWKADILDMSPGSVGGVKDVTITLSGDGVYSHLKYESGVHRVQRVPATEAQGRIHTSTITVSVMPEAEDVDIKINPADVEMQVMRSTGSGGQSVNTTDSAVRLIHKPSGIVVKCQQEKSQTKNRAMAERMLRAKLYEIEQERIRNERDSMRRGQVGTGDRSEKIRTYNFPQDRLTDHRIGLTVHNLPAIMSGGVEDVITACRTHYQAEALKQQVGGGPGNGA; encoded by the coding sequence ATGATTGACAAACTCGAAGAGGTGGAGCGCAAGTTCGAGCGCCTCACCGCCGACCTCTCCAACCCGGACATCATCTCCGACACCGCCAAGCTGCAGCGGGTCTCCAAGGAGCGCGCCGGCCTCGAGAAGCTGGTCGACACCTTCCGGACCTACCGCAAGGTGCTCGCCGACCTCAAGGAGGTCGAGGCCTGGCTCGGCAGCTCGGACCCCGACGAGAAGGCCTACGCCCGCGAGGCCCTCCCGGGCCTCAAGGAGCAGCGCGAGGAGATGGAGGGTCAGCTGAAGATCCTCCTGCTGCCCAAGGACCCCAATGACGAGAAGAACGTCATCCTCGAGATCCGCGCCGGCGCCGGCGGAGACGAGGCCGGCCTGTTCGCCGAGGAGGTCATGCAGATGTACCTCCGCTACGCGGACCGCAAGGGCTGGAAGGCGGACATCCTCGACATGAGCCCCGGCAGCGTGGGCGGCGTGAAGGACGTCACCATCACCCTGTCGGGCGACGGCGTCTACAGCCACCTGAAGTACGAGTCGGGCGTGCACCGGGTGCAGCGCGTGCCGGCCACCGAGGCCCAGGGCCGCATCCACACCTCCACCATCACCGTGTCGGTGATGCCCGAGGCGGAGGACGTGGACATCAAGATCAACCCGGCCGACGTCGAGATGCAGGTGATGCGCTCGACGGGCTCGGGCGGCCAGAGCGTGAACACCACCGACTCCGCGGTGCGCCTCATCCACAAGCCCTCGGGCATCGTGGTGAAGTGCCAGCAGGAGAAGAGCCAGACGAAGAACCGCGCCATGGCCGAGCGCATGCTGCGCGCCAAGCTCTATGAGATCGAGCAGGAGCGCATCCGCAACGAGCGCGACTCCATGCGCCGGGGCCAGGTGGGCACGGGCGACCGCTCCGAGAAGATCCGCACCTACAACTTCCCGCAGGACCGGCTGACGGACCACCGCATCGGCCTCACGGTGCACAACCTGCCGGCCATCATGTCCGGCGGGGTCGAGGACGTCATCACCGCCTGCCGCACCCACTACCAGGCCGAGGCCCTCAAGCAGCAGGTGGGCGGAGGCCCCGGCAACGGCGCATGA
- a CDS encoding tetratricopeptide repeat protein, with the protein MARENDNIVASDEHNSRGIELADRGWLDEAIKEFKKAIDLDPDSAHAHDNLATVYAEKKLFREALGEYLTALKLEPESPTAHYNLACFLSTHAGEMAVAEYREAIELDPEYPDAHLNLGLTYADQGRIEDAMRELQTAIELDPQDAFPRHELAALLMDEGDYRSAITQLKEVVRLDAENFEAHLDLGICYAQKGFYAEAERSYEKAKALNAEDLLLNYNLAALYALWGRRADALAFLQKAVTVDRQKVQGWLATDTMFDSLKGDPEFDALF; encoded by the coding sequence ATGGCCCGGGAAAACGACAACATCGTAGCTTCCGACGAGCACAACTCGCGCGGCATCGAACTGGCCGATCGCGGCTGGCTCGACGAGGCGATCAAGGAGTTCAAGAAGGCGATCGACCTCGATCCGGACTCCGCCCACGCGCACGACAACCTCGCCACCGTCTACGCGGAGAAGAAGCTCTTCCGCGAGGCCCTGGGCGAGTACCTCACGGCGCTCAAGCTGGAGCCGGAGAGCCCCACGGCGCACTACAACCTCGCCTGCTTCCTCTCCACGCACGCGGGGGAGATGGCGGTGGCGGAGTACCGCGAGGCCATCGAGCTGGATCCCGAGTACCCGGACGCGCACCTCAACCTGGGCCTCACGTACGCGGACCAGGGCCGGATCGAGGACGCGATGCGCGAGCTGCAGACGGCCATCGAGCTGGATCCGCAGGATGCCTTCCCCCGGCACGAGCTCGCCGCGCTGCTGATGGACGAGGGGGACTACCGCTCGGCCATCACCCAGCTGAAGGAAGTGGTGCGGCTGGACGCGGAGAACTTCGAGGCGCACCTGGACCTGGGCATCTGCTACGCCCAGAAGGGCTTCTACGCGGAGGCCGAGCGCTCGTACGAGAAGGCCAAGGCGCTCAACGCCGAGGATCTGCTGCTCAACTACAACCTGGCCGCCCTGTACGCGCTCTGGGGCCGCCGGGCGGATGCGTTGGCATTCCTGCAGAAGGCGGTGACGGTGGATCGCCAGAAGGTGCAGGGGTGGCTGGCGACGGATACGATGTTCGACTCGCTGAAGGGCGATCCGGAGTTCGACGCGCTCTTCTAG
- a CDS encoding hemolysin family protein, translating into MEWIFLGLALLLVIANGFFVATEFAIVKVRHTRLQALVDEGRPGAGVALKMVDKLDAYLSATQFGITLASLGLGWLGEPAFAHLLEPVLTRVVPPAAGEALAHSLAVAIAFAIITFLHIVVGELAPKSFAIQRAEDTTLAVALPMRVFYFVFYPAIWLLNGVAGWVLKAFGLGTAHESQDAHSEEELRVILHSSAQAGAITTSRAELLERSLEMAQKTARQVMVPRNQVKFLDMEEPLDKCVADARAAGHTWLPVCRGNMDAVEGVVNVKDLFFLLSRGELRSLSQVQRPVLYVPEHVTLEQLLNEFRRRRRQTALVVDEHGGTSGLVTIADVVAEVVGDVAELGRRMDEVRSLPGGRFELPGTAQLDDLEDRLDVSFEVEDEVEVTTIAGYLMAKLGRIPEKGDALKLDMWRIQVEEVEGPRVVRVTVEPQSGPKPPVTTATPDAAS; encoded by the coding sequence ATGGAATGGATCTTCCTCGGACTGGCGCTCCTGTTGGTCATCGCGAACGGGTTCTTCGTGGCGACCGAGTTCGCCATCGTGAAGGTCCGTCATACCCGGCTGCAGGCCCTGGTGGACGAGGGCCGTCCGGGTGCCGGCGTGGCCCTGAAGATGGTGGACAAGCTGGACGCCTACCTGTCCGCCACGCAATTCGGAATCACCCTCGCGTCACTGGGCCTGGGCTGGCTGGGTGAGCCGGCGTTCGCGCACCTGCTGGAGCCGGTGCTGACGCGGGTGGTGCCTCCGGCGGCGGGCGAGGCGTTGGCGCACTCGCTGGCGGTGGCGATTGCCTTCGCCATCATCACCTTCCTGCACATCGTGGTGGGGGAGCTGGCGCCCAAGAGCTTCGCCATCCAGCGCGCCGAGGACACGACGCTCGCGGTGGCGCTGCCGATGCGCGTCTTCTACTTCGTCTTCTACCCGGCCATCTGGCTGCTCAACGGCGTGGCGGGCTGGGTGCTGAAGGCCTTCGGGCTGGGCACCGCGCACGAGTCGCAGGATGCGCACAGCGAGGAGGAGCTGCGTGTCATCCTCCACAGCTCGGCGCAGGCGGGGGCCATCACCACGTCGCGCGCGGAGCTGCTGGAGCGCTCGCTGGAGATGGCGCAGAAGACGGCGCGCCAGGTGATGGTGCCGCGCAACCAGGTGAAGTTCCTCGACATGGAGGAGCCGCTGGACAAGTGCGTGGCGGACGCTCGAGCCGCGGGCCACACGTGGCTGCCGGTGTGCCGGGGGAACATGGACGCGGTGGAGGGGGTGGTCAACGTGAAGGACCTCTTCTTCCTGCTGTCCAGGGGCGAGCTGCGCAGCCTGTCGCAGGTGCAGCGGCCGGTGCTGTACGTGCCGGAGCACGTGACGCTGGAGCAGCTGCTCAACGAGTTCCGCCGGAGGCGCCGGCAGACGGCGCTGGTGGTGGACGAGCACGGCGGCACGTCGGGGCTGGTGACCATCGCGGACGTGGTGGCCGAGGTGGTGGGCGACGTGGCCGAGCTGGGGCGGCGCATGGATGAGGTGCGCTCGCTGCCGGGCGGACGCTTCGAGCTGCCGGGCACGGCCCAGCTGGACGACCTGGAGGACCGCCTGGACGTCTCGTTCGAGGTCGAGGACGAGGTCGAGGTGACGACGATCGCCGGCTACCTCATGGCGAAGCTGGGGCGCATTCCGGAGAAGGGGGATGCGCTCAAGCTGGACATGTGGCGCATCCAGGTCGAAGAGGTGGAAGGGCCGCGCGTGGTGCGGGTGACGGTGGAGCCGCAGTCAGGCCCCAAGCCCCCCGTGACGACGGCCACGCCGGATGCCGCTTCCTGA
- a CDS encoding beta-propeller fold lactonase family protein, with amino-acid sequence MTKLTRKFSKLFLGATIRVATLALFLAVFGAATAHAQTQAYVTNGYDNSVTVIDTSTNTVTATIPVGSGPAGIAVTPNGARAYVANFGGTDVSVIDTASNTVITTVPLAATPLGVAVTPNGAFAYVADGDVFGGEVSVIDTSTNTVVATIPVGANPRGIAITPNGARAYVVNGVDNTVSVIDTATGTVIATVPVGNSPQDVTVSPDGAFAYVTNPFDNTLSVIDTATNTVTATPSVGSFPIDIDITPNGASGYVSIAGSNAVAVLATASNTVVTTIPVGSNPYGVAVTPDGASVYVVNNSDATVSVISTATNTVTATIPTGLVGSGPFYIAFAVRTQGPTDEDQCKNGGWQTFTNPKFKNQGECVSFVNHMKHSQ; translated from the coding sequence ATGACGAAACTGACCCGGAAGTTTTCAAAGCTGTTCCTCGGCGCGACGATTCGAGTAGCGACGCTGGCGTTGTTTCTCGCGGTCTTCGGCGCGGCCACGGCCCACGCCCAAACTCAGGCTTACGTGACGAACGGTTATGACAACTCGGTCACGGTGATAGACACGAGCACCAACACCGTCACCGCCACCATCCCGGTCGGGTCAGGTCCGGCTGGAATCGCCGTCACGCCGAACGGGGCGCGTGCCTACGTGGCGAATTTCGGCGGCACCGATGTCTCTGTGATCGACACGGCGAGCAACACCGTCATCACCACCGTGCCGCTTGCGGCAACTCCATTAGGAGTCGCCGTCACGCCGAACGGGGCCTTCGCCTACGTGGCGGATGGTGATGTCTTTGGCGGCGAGGTCTCTGTGATCGATACGAGCACCAACACCGTCGTCGCCACCATCCCGGTCGGCGCCAATCCACGAGGAATCGCCATCACGCCGAACGGGGCGCGTGCCTACGTGGTGAATGGTGTCGATAACACCGTCTCGGTGATCGACACGGCGACCGGCACGGTCATCGCCACCGTGCCAGTCGGAAACTCCCCGCAAGACGTCACCGTCTCGCCTGACGGGGCCTTCGCCTACGTGACGAATCCTTTTGACAACACGCTCTCGGTCATAGACACGGCGACCAACACGGTGACCGCCACCCCTTCGGTCGGGAGTTTTCCCATCGACATAGACATCACGCCGAACGGCGCGTCCGGCTACGTGTCGATCGCGGGTAGCAACGCCGTCGCGGTGCTGGCGACCGCGAGCAACACCGTCGTCACCACCATCCCCGTCGGGTCAAACCCGTACGGAGTCGCCGTCACGCCGGACGGCGCCTCCGTCTACGTGGTGAACAACAGCGACGCCACCGTCTCGGTCATCAGCACGGCCACGAATACGGTGACAGCCACCATCCCGACCGGGCTGGTCGGAAGCGGCCCGTTCTATATCGCCTTCGCGGTCAGGACGCAGGGGCCGACGGACGAAGACCAGTGCAAGAACGGCGGCTGGCAGACCTTCACCAACCCGAAGTTCAAGAATCAGGGGGAGTGCGTCTCCTTCGTCAACCACATGAAACACTCGCAATGA
- a CDS encoding protein kinase produces MGDTPKWSGGKLGRYHIRKRYRNTGSEVGRIYEAHNVETGAFALVVRPGRAGTWRPRTPWTVRVTADADPPFLALEVEHAPRAEALALSELTRMFIRLSGALACVDERADTGAHLNREPLSRPPRREASRKKWRRVGVGALAAVALVLAAVTLWPRSPGSTDKWSPGEAKAVWNEPVAWVDLQDDTQPIIGYPMPSAPFEGQRKPPCLKGTEVEIHGGCWVLLEAKAPCPRSTAEFDGKCYMPVRQKPPEPRSLQP; encoded by the coding sequence ATGGGCGACACACCGAAGTGGAGCGGAGGCAAGCTGGGGCGGTACCACATCCGCAAGCGCTACCGGAATACCGGCTCGGAAGTGGGCCGCATCTACGAGGCGCACAACGTCGAGACAGGTGCCTTCGCGCTGGTGGTGAGGCCGGGACGGGCGGGGACGTGGCGTCCACGAACGCCGTGGACCGTGCGCGTCACGGCAGATGCCGACCCTCCGTTCCTGGCACTGGAGGTGGAGCACGCGCCCAGGGCGGAGGCCTTGGCCCTCTCGGAACTGACGCGGATGTTCATCAGGCTGTCGGGCGCGCTCGCCTGTGTCGATGAGCGAGCGGATACGGGAGCGCACCTCAATCGAGAGCCCTTGTCACGGCCTCCCAGGCGAGAAGCCTCACGCAAGAAGTGGCGGCGCGTGGGGGTTGGAGCACTCGCGGCGGTGGCGCTCGTACTGGCGGCGGTGACGCTCTGGCCCCGTTCTCCCGGGTCTACCGACAAGTGGAGTCCCGGAGAGGCCAAAGCCGTGTGGAATGAGCCAGTGGCCTGGGTCGATCTGCAAGACGACACCCAACCCATCATCGGCTACCCGATGCCGAGCGCCCCTTTCGAGGGACAGCGAAAGCCGCCCTGCCTCAAGGGAACGGAGGTGGAGATCCACGGAGGATGCTGGGTACTGCTTGAGGCCAAGGCCCCCTGTCCCAGGAGCACGGCCGAGTTCGACGGCAAGTGCTACATGCCCGTCAGACAGAAGCCCCCGGAGCCGCGCTCGCTGCAACCATGA
- a CDS encoding sensor histidine kinase, with product MRLRSLFLIGAVLLALLSLGSAAGLFWMSTQFQSQTTRLSDSIDRVHSAERLSHSLFLLQVVQEFASIHASDVGPPVSVDEARRRVSEQLEQIDPYADTVQERALLENVRRQVEAYLRAPAQERLSRLRDAIEAAEAVSMSSIERARAVREEAARVSDAARLIGGLLAIGIVMGVAVVLAATRTRLYLPLLSIRRALAAFKSGQRESRLAQVGVRELRELAAEFNDMAETLSSQDARHVQFLAGVAHDLRNPLNVLKLSVQLLIRAPTPPPPEKVRESLVRISTQLDRLDRMVGDLLEQTRIEAGNLELRLEDSDLRELVTEVIELHRPSSQQHQIELSVPDMPVPVRGDPTRLSQVLTNLLSNAIKYSPRGGLVRVLLTQSQDEVMLSVSDEGIGIPPDEYEHIFEPFRRSKDSSAEIPGIGLGLSVSRRIVRAHGGDIEVVSQVGAGSTFRVRLPSQHPRT from the coding sequence ATGCGGCTGCGGAGCCTCTTCCTCATCGGCGCGGTCCTCCTGGCGCTCCTGAGTCTGGGTTCCGCGGCTGGCTTGTTCTGGATGAGCACCCAGTTCCAGTCGCAGACCACGCGCCTGAGCGACTCCATTGACAGGGTGCACTCCGCCGAACGGCTGTCACACTCCCTCTTCCTGCTCCAGGTGGTCCAGGAGTTCGCGAGCATCCATGCCTCGGACGTAGGGCCGCCTGTCAGCGTGGACGAGGCGCGCCGCCGGGTTTCGGAGCAGCTGGAGCAGATCGATCCGTACGCGGACACCGTCCAGGAGCGGGCGTTGCTCGAGAATGTCCGCCGCCAGGTCGAGGCATACCTTCGCGCTCCAGCTCAGGAGCGGCTGTCCAGGTTGAGGGATGCCATCGAGGCCGCCGAGGCCGTGTCCATGTCGAGCATCGAGCGGGCACGTGCCGTCCGCGAAGAGGCGGCACGGGTGAGCGACGCGGCAAGGCTCATCGGAGGACTGCTCGCGATAGGGATCGTGATGGGGGTGGCAGTCGTCCTCGCCGCCACCCGCACGCGCCTCTATCTGCCGCTCCTGTCGATCCGCCGGGCGCTGGCGGCCTTCAAGTCCGGACAGCGGGAGTCGAGATTGGCGCAGGTGGGAGTCCGCGAACTCCGCGAGCTGGCCGCCGAGTTCAACGACATGGCCGAGACCCTGAGCAGCCAGGACGCGCGGCATGTCCAGTTCCTGGCGGGCGTCGCCCACGATCTGCGCAACCCGCTCAATGTCCTCAAGCTGTCGGTCCAGCTCCTCATCCGGGCGCCAACGCCGCCTCCGCCAGAGAAGGTCCGGGAGTCACTGGTCCGCATCTCCACGCAGCTCGATCGGCTCGATCGCATGGTGGGAGACCTCCTGGAGCAGACCCGGATCGAGGCTGGCAATCTCGAGCTCCGCCTGGAGGACAGCGATCTGCGCGAGCTCGTGACGGAGGTGATCGAGCTCCACCGGCCCTCGAGCCAGCAGCACCAGATCGAGCTCTCCGTGCCCGACATGCCCGTTCCGGTGCGTGGGGATCCGACGCGGCTCAGCCAGGTGCTCACCAACCTCCTGAGCAATGCCATCAAGTACTCGCCTCGGGGAGGCCTCGTGCGCGTGCTGCTCACTCAGTCCCAGGATGAAGTGATGCTCTCCGTCTCCGACGAAGGCATAGGCATCCCTCCCGACGAGTACGAGCACATCTTCGAGCCCTTCAGACGGAGCAAGGACTCGAGCGCGGAGATCCCCGGCATCGGATTGGGGCTCTCCGTCTCCCGCCGCATCGTGCGGGCCCACGGCGGGGACATCGAGGTGGTGAGCCAGGTAGGAGCCGGCTCGACCTTCCGGGTCCGGCTACCGTCCCAGCACCCCCGCACGTAG